Part of the Flavobacterium sp. KS-LB2 genome is shown below.
TTTCGAACGAATAACGCATTAAACAAAGAAACAAATAACTGAAAAAAAGTATCTTTGCGTAAATTTATACATTCATGATTGCAACAAACGATTTTATTCCATCACCATATACACATTCAGTTGAAAACGGAAACTTTCAATGGAGCGCGCCAAGTAATATTGCTCTCGTAAAGTATTGGGGGAAAAAGGAGAATCAAATTCCTGCGAATCCTTCGGTGAGCTTTACGTTGAATAATTGCAAAACAATTACCAAATTGGCTTTCGCCAAAAAAGACAATGATGATAAATTCTCTTTTGACTTGCTTTTTGAAGGACAACCTAAAGAAGATTTCAAACCAAAGATTCAAAAATTTCTAGAGCGTATCGAAATCTACTTGCCTTTTTTAAAAGACTACCATTTTACGATTGATACTGAAAACACCTTTCCGCACAGTTCGGGAATTGCTTCATCAGCCTCTGGAATGGCTGCTTTGGCTATGAATTTGATGAGTGTAGAAAAAGCATTAAACCCGGAAATGACTGATGATTATTTCTATCAAAAAGCGTCTTTATTAGCGCGTTTGGGTTCTGGAAGTGCTTGCCGTAGTGTCAAAGGACAGGTTGTAGTTTGGGGAAGCCAAAAGAACATTTCTGGAAGTTCTGAATTATTTGGAGTGGAATTTCCTCATGCCATTCATGAGAATTTCAGAAATTACCAAGACACTATTTTACTGGTTGACAAAGGAGAAAAACAAGTTTCCAGTACCGTAGGCCATGATTTGATGCACAACCATCCTTTTGCCGAAAGGCGATTTGCACAAGCGCATGAAAACTTAGACCAACTAATTGCTATTTTCAAAAGTGGGAATCTGGATGAATTCATCAAAATTGTTGAGAGTGAAGCCTTGACGTTGCATGCGATGATGATGACCTCGATGCCCTATTTTATATTGATGAAACCGAACACTTTAGAGATTATAAATGCAATTTGGAAATTTAGAAATGCGACTCAAATTCCGGTTTGTTTCACACTTGATGCTGGCGCAAATGTACATGTTTTGTATCCCAAAAACGTTAGCAAACAAGTTTTACAATTTATTCAGAACGAATTAGTTGGCTATTGTCAAAATGGTCAGTACATTTGTGACGAAATTGGAAACGGTGCTGT
Proteins encoded:
- a CDS encoding diphosphomevalonate/mevalonate 3,5-bisphosphate decarboxylase family protein, producing the protein MIATNDFIPSPYTHSVENGNFQWSAPSNIALVKYWGKKENQIPANPSVSFTLNNCKTITKLAFAKKDNDDKFSFDLLFEGQPKEDFKPKIQKFLERIEIYLPFLKDYHFTIDTENTFPHSSGIASSASGMAALAMNLMSVEKALNPEMTDDYFYQKASLLARLGSGSACRSVKGQVVVWGSQKNISGSSELFGVEFPHAIHENFRNYQDTILLVDKGEKQVSSTVGHDLMHNHPFAERRFAQAHENLDQLIAIFKSGNLDEFIKIVESEALTLHAMMMTSMPYFILMKPNTLEIINAIWKFRNATQIPVCFTLDAGANVHVLYPKNVSKQVLQFIQNELVGYCQNGQYICDEIGNGAVLI